One part of the Vogesella sp. LIG4 genome encodes these proteins:
- the tuf gene encoding elongation factor Tu, with amino-acid sequence MAKEKFERNKPHVNVGTIGHVDHGKTTLTAAITTILSKKFGGEAKDYSQIDSAPEEKARGITINTAHVEYETEARHYAHVDCPGHADYVKNMITGAAQMDGAILVCSAADGPMPQTREHILLSRQVGVPYIIVFLNKADLVDDAELLELVEMEVRDLLSSYDFPGDDTPIVIGSARLALEGDQSEYGEPAIFRLADALDSYIPTPERAIDKPFLLPIEDVFSISGRGTVVTGRVERGIVKVGEELEIVGLKATVKTTCTGVEMFRKLLDQGQAGDNVGVLLRGTKREDVERGQVLAKPGSITPHTKFQASVYVLSKDEGGRHTPFFANYRPQFYFRTTDVTGAITLAEGVEMVMPGDNVEITVELIAPIAMEDGLRFAIREGGRTVGAGVVAKIIA; translated from the coding sequence ATGGCAAAAGAAAAGTTTGAGCGGAATAAACCGCACGTAAACGTCGGCACCATCGGTCACGTTGACCATGGTAAAACCACTCTGACCGCTGCTATCACCACCATTCTGTCCAAGAAGTTCGGTGGCGAAGCTAAAGACTACTCCCAGATCGACAGCGCGCCGGAAGAAAAAGCCCGCGGTATTACCATTAACACCGCGCACGTAGAATACGAAACCGAGGCTCGCCACTACGCTCACGTAGACTGCCCGGGTCACGCCGACTACGTTAAGAACATGATTACCGGTGCTGCCCAGATGGACGGCGCTATCCTGGTGTGCTCGGCCGCTGACGGTCCGATGCCGCAAACCCGCGAACACATCCTGCTGTCCCGTCAGGTTGGCGTTCCGTACATCATCGTGTTCCTGAACAAGGCCGACCTGGTGGACGACGCTGAGCTGCTGGAACTGGTGGAAATGGAAGTGCGCGATCTGCTGTCTTCCTACGACTTCCCGGGCGACGATACCCCGATCGTGATCGGTTCCGCTCGTCTGGCGCTGGAAGGCGATCAGTCCGAATACGGCGAGCCGGCCATCTTCCGTCTGGCTGACGCACTGGATTCCTACATCCCGACTCCGGAGCGTGCCATCGACAAGCCGTTCCTGCTGCCGATCGAAGACGTATTCTCCATCTCCGGCCGCGGCACCGTGGTTACCGGTCGTGTAGAGCGCGGTATCGTTAAAGTTGGTGAAGAACTGGAAATCGTTGGTCTGAAGGCCACCGTTAAGACCACCTGCACCGGCGTGGAAATGTTCCGCAAGCTGCTGGACCAGGGTCAGGCTGGCGACAACGTAGGCGTGCTGCTGCGTGGTACCAAGCGTGAAGATGTAGAGCGTGGTCAGGTTCTGGCCAAGCCGGGTTCCATCACCCCGCACACCAAGTTCCAGGCTTCGGTATACGTACTGAGCAAGGATGAAGGCGGTCGTCACACCCCGTTCTTCGCGAACTACCGCCCGCAGTTCTACTTCCGTACTACCGACGTGACCGGCGCAATTACGCTGGCCGAAGGCGTGGAAATGGTAATGCCGGGTGACAACGTGGAAATCACCGTAGAACTGATCGCTCCGATCGCTATGGAAGATGGTCTGCGTTTCGCGATCCGCGAAGGTGGCCGTACTGTTGGCGCCGGTGTGGTTGCCAAGATCATCGCTTAA
- the fusA gene encoding elongation factor G, which produces MARKTPIERYRNIGISAHIDAGKTTTTERILFYTGVNHKIGEVHDGAATMDWMEQEQERGITITSAATTTFWKGMGMQFPEHRFNIIDTPGHVDFTIEVERSMRVLDGAVMVYCAVGGVQPQSETVWRQANKYKVPRIAFVNKMDRQGANFFRAVEQVKTRLRGNPVPIVVPIGAEDGFEGVVDLLKMKAIIWDEASQGMKFEYGDIPADLVAVAEEWREKMVEAAAEVDEETMNKYLEGETLTEEEIVSGLRQRTLRCEIQPMLCGSAFKNKGVQRMLDAVVELLPSPLDVPPVPGENEDGSAAVREASDEAPFSALAFKLMNDPYVGQLTFFRVYSGVVNSGDTLLNSVKGKKERMGRIVQMHANDRQEITEVRAGDIAAGIGLKEVTTGETLCAVDAPIILERMVFPEPVIHVAVEPKTKADQEKMGVALNRLAKEDPSFRVRTDEESAQTIISGMGELHLEILVDRMRREFGVEANVGAPQVAYRETITKTVADVQGKHAKQSGGKGQYGDCTITLEPSGEGNGYKFIDEIKGGVIPREFIPSVDKGIRNSLNNGILAGYPVVDVTVRLTFGSYHDVDSSQIAFELAGSLAFKEAMRRAGPCILEPMMAVEVETPEEYMGDVMGDLNRRRGIVQGMDDDGVGGKKIRAEVPLSEMFGYSTDLRSATQGRATYSMEFKHYSEAPRHIADAVMAARK; this is translated from the coding sequence ATGGCTAGAAAGACCCCCATTGAGCGCTACCGTAATATCGGTATTTCTGCGCACATTGATGCTGGTAAGACCACTACTACCGAACGTATTCTGTTCTACACCGGTGTAAACCATAAGATCGGTGAAGTTCACGATGGCGCCGCCACCATGGACTGGATGGAACAGGAACAGGAGCGTGGTATCACCATTACCTCCGCTGCTACCACTACCTTCTGGAAAGGTATGGGCATGCAGTTCCCGGAGCACCGCTTCAACATCATCGACACCCCGGGTCACGTGGACTTCACCATTGAGGTGGAGCGTTCCATGCGCGTACTGGACGGTGCGGTAATGGTGTACTGCGCGGTAGGTGGTGTACAGCCGCAGTCTGAAACCGTATGGCGTCAGGCTAACAAGTACAAGGTTCCGCGTATCGCCTTCGTGAACAAGATGGACCGTCAGGGTGCCAACTTCTTCCGTGCCGTAGAACAGGTTAAAACCCGTCTGCGTGGCAACCCGGTACCTATCGTTGTGCCTATCGGTGCTGAAGATGGTTTCGAGGGTGTTGTTGACCTGCTGAAGATGAAGGCCATCATTTGGGACGAAGCTTCCCAAGGCATGAAATTCGAGTACGGCGATATCCCGGCTGACCTGGTTGCAGTAGCGGAAGAGTGGCGCGAGAAAATGGTTGAAGCGGCGGCGGAAGTCGACGAAGAGACCATGAACAAGTACCTGGAAGGCGAAACCCTGACGGAAGAAGAAATCGTCAGCGGTCTGCGTCAGCGTACCCTCCGTTGCGAAATCCAGCCGATGCTGTGTGGTTCCGCGTTCAAGAACAAAGGCGTACAGCGCATGCTGGACGCGGTTGTTGAGCTGCTGCCGAGCCCGCTGGACGTGCCGCCGGTACCGGGCGAGAACGAAGACGGTTCTGCTGCCGTTCGCGAAGCTTCCGACGAAGCTCCGTTCTCCGCGCTGGCATTCAAGCTGATGAACGACCCGTATGTAGGTCAGCTGACCTTCTTCCGCGTTTACTCCGGTGTGGTGAATTCTGGCGACACCCTGCTGAACTCGGTGAAGGGCAAGAAAGAGCGCATGGGCCGTATCGTGCAGATGCACGCTAACGACCGTCAGGAAATCACCGAAGTACGCGCCGGCGACATCGCTGCGGGTATTGGTCTGAAAGAAGTGACCACCGGTGAAACCCTGTGCGCGGTTGACGCTCCGATTATTCTGGAACGCATGGTATTCCCGGAGCCGGTGATTCACGTTGCCGTTGAGCCGAAAACCAAGGCTGACCAGGAGAAGATGGGTGTTGCCCTGAACCGCCTGGCCAAGGAAGATCCGTCCTTCCGCGTGCGTACCGATGAAGAATCGGCACAGACCATTATTTCCGGTATGGGCGAACTGCACCTGGAGATTCTGGTTGACCGTATGCGTCGTGAATTCGGTGTTGAGGCCAACGTGGGTGCACCGCAGGTTGCCTACCGCGAAACCATCACCAAAACGGTTGCTGACGTGCAGGGTAAGCATGCCAAGCAGTCCGGTGGTAAGGGCCAGTACGGTGATTGTACGATCACTCTGGAACCGTCCGGCGAAGGTAATGGCTACAAGTTCATCGACGAGATCAAAGGTGGTGTAATTCCTCGTGAATTCATTCCTTCCGTTGATAAGGGTATCCGTAACTCGCTGAATAACGGCATTCTGGCTGGCTACCCGGTGGTGGACGTTACTGTTCGTCTGACCTTCGGTTCCTACCACGACGTTGACTCCTCGCAGATCGCGTTCGAACTGGCTGGTTCCCTGGCTTTCAAAGAAGCCATGCGCCGTGCTGGTCCGTGCATCCTCGAGCCGATGATGGCCGTTGAAGTGGAAACCCCGGAAGAGTACATGGGCGATGTAATGGGCGACCTGAACCGTCGTCGTGGCATCGTTCAGGGCATGGACGACGATGGCGTGGGTGGCAAGAAGATCCGCGCTGAGGTGCCGCTGTCCGAAATGTTCGGTTACTCCACCGACCTGCGTTCCGCAACCCAGGGTCGTGCTACCTACTCCATGGAGTTCAAGCACTACTCTGAAGCACCGCGACATATCGCTGACGCTGTAATGGCGGCGCGTAAGTAA
- the rpsG gene encoding 30S ribosomal protein S7 → MPRRREVPKRDILPDPKFGSQDLTKFMNVVMIDGKKSVAERIIYGALAQIEKKTGKNAIEVFNTAISNAKPIVEVKSRRVGGANYQVPVEVRPSRRLALAMRWLRDAARKRGEKSMDLRLAGELIDAAEGRGGAMKKRDEVHRMAEANKAFSHFRF, encoded by the coding sequence ATGCCACGACGCAGAGAAGTGCCCAAGCGCGACATCCTGCCGGATCCGAAATTTGGTAGCCAGGATCTGACCAAGTTCATGAACGTTGTAATGATCGACGGCAAGAAGTCTGTTGCCGAACGCATCATCTACGGCGCTCTCGCACAAATCGAGAAGAAAACCGGCAAGAACGCTATCGAAGTGTTCAACACCGCTATCTCCAATGCCAAGCCGATCGTTGAAGTGAAAAGCCGCCGTGTAGGTGGTGCAAACTATCAAGTTCCTGTTGAAGTACGCCCGTCCCGCCGACTGGCTCTGGCAATGCGCTGGCTGCGTGACGCAGCTCGCAAGCGCGGTGAGAAATCCATGGACCTGCGCCTGGCCGGCGAACTGATCGACGCGGCCGAAGGCCGTGGCGGCGCCATGAAGAAGCGTGACGAAGTGCACCGTATGGCAGAAGCCAACAAGGCCTTCTCCCACTTCCGCTTCTAA
- the rpsL gene encoding 30S ribosomal protein S12 — protein sequence MPTINQLVRKGRTTVTSKSKVPALEACPQKRGVCTRVYTTTPKKPNSALRKVCKVRLTNGFEVISYIGGEGHNLQEHSVVLIRGGRVKDLPGVRYHTVRGSLDTAGVKDRKQARSKYGAKRPK from the coding sequence ATGCCAACCATTAACCAACTCGTTCGCAAGGGCCGCACCACGGTTACCTCGAAGAGCAAGGTGCCTGCACTGGAAGCCTGCCCGCAGAAGCGCGGCGTGTGCACCCGTGTATACACCACTACCCCGAAGAAGCCGAACTCCGCACTGCGTAAAGTGTGCAAGGTTCGCCTGACCAACGGTTTCGAAGTGATTTCCTACATCGGTGGTGAAGGCCACAACCTGCAGGAACACTCCGTAGTACTGATCCGTGGCGGTCGTGTGAAAGACTTGCCGGGTGTGCGTTACCACACCGTTCGCGGTTCCCTGGACACTGCTGGCGTGAAAGATCGTAAGCAGGCTCGTTCGAAGTACGGCGCTAAGCGTCCTAAGTAA
- the rpoC gene encoding DNA-directed RNA polymerase subunit beta', giving the protein MKALLDLFKQVTQEEEFDAIKIGIASPDKIRSWSFGEVKKPETINYRTFKPERDGLFCARIFGPVKDYECLCGKYKRLKHRGVICEKCGVEVTLSKVRRERMGHIELASPTAHIWFLKSLPSRLGMVLDMTLRDIERVLYFEAFVVTEPGLTSLQRGQLLSEEDYLDKLDQYGEEFEALMGAEAVRELLKKLDLAGEIETLRRELEATSSDTKIKKIAKRLKVLEAFQRSGMKPEWMIMEVLPVLPPELRPLVPLDGGRFATSDLNDLYRRVINRNNRLKRLLELRAPDIIVRNEKRMLQESVDSLLDNGRRGKAMTGANKRPLKSLADMIKGKGGRFRQNLLGKRVDYSGRSVITVGPTLRLHQCGLPKKMALELFKPFIFHKLEVLGLASTIKAAKKLVEQEVPEVWDILEDVIKEHPVLLNRAPTLHRLGIQAFEPLLIEGKAIQLHPLVCAAFNADFDGDQMAVHVPLSLEAQMEARTLMLATNNVLSPANGEPIIVPSQDIVLGLYYMTRDKINGKGEGMLFADTGEVHRAYETRQVELATRITVRLREWVRDEQGELVPVMKRHETTVGRAILSEIMPRGLPFEHINKALKKKEISKLINASFRRCGIRDTVIFADQLMYTGFAYSTRGGISICVDDMQIPVKKFDLLGEAQKEVKEIEEQYRQGLVTQGERYNKVVDIWGRTGDKIAKAMMDELSKQKVLDREGKEVDQESFNSIYMMADSGARGSAAQIKQLAGMRGLMAKPDGSIIETPITANFREGLTVLQYFISTHGARKGLADTALKTANSGYLTRRLVDVTQDLVVIQDDCGTSNGFAMKAVVQGGDVIEPLRDRILGRVTATDVVDPSTSETVIEAGTLLDESLVDQIDNLGIDEVKVRTAITCDTRYGLCAQCYGRDLARGKRVNAGEAVGVIAAQSIGEPGTQLTMRTFHIGGAASRNAAASQVEGKSNGTVRFSSQMRYVANTKGELIVISRSGEVVIHDDAGRERERHKVPYGATLMVTDGLSIKAGAVLATWDPHTRPIITEYAGRVKFENVEEGATVAKQTDEVTGLSTLVVIDNKRRASAQSKMLRPLVKLLDDNGNEVKLAGSDASVSITFQVGAIITVRDGQEVGKGEVLARIPQESSKTRDITGGLPRVAELFEARSPKDAGMLAEVTGTVSFGKDTKGKQRLIITDLDGNGYESLIPKDKHVLVHDGQVVNRGELIVDGAVDPHDILRLQGIEALARYICQEVQEVYRLQGVKINDKHIEVIVRQMLRRVVITDAGDTDFIPGEQVERAEVLETNDRMAEESKLAAQYENVLLGITKASLSTDSFISAASFQETTRVLTEAAIMGKKDDLRGLKENVIVGRLIPAGTGLAYHRNRRRLGGSETGLEFGSLEAPVEADNAEL; this is encoded by the coding sequence ATGAAAGCTCTGCTCGATCTCTTTAAGCAAGTTACGCAAGAAGAAGAGTTTGATGCGATTAAGATCGGCATCGCCTCCCCGGACAAGATCCGTTCCTGGTCGTTCGGCGAAGTAAAAAAACCGGAAACCATCAACTACCGTACCTTCAAGCCGGAACGCGACGGCCTGTTCTGCGCCCGCATCTTCGGCCCGGTGAAGGATTACGAGTGCCTGTGTGGCAAGTACAAGCGCCTGAAGCATCGCGGTGTGATCTGCGAGAAGTGTGGCGTGGAAGTGACGCTGTCCAAGGTGCGCCGCGAGCGCATGGGCCACATCGAGCTGGCCAGCCCGACCGCGCACATCTGGTTCCTGAAGTCGCTGCCGTCCCGTCTGGGTATGGTGCTGGACATGACTCTGCGCGACATCGAGCGCGTACTGTACTTCGAAGCCTTCGTGGTGACCGAGCCGGGTCTGACCAGTCTGCAGCGCGGCCAGCTGCTGAGCGAGGAAGACTACCTCGACAAGCTGGACCAGTACGGTGAAGAGTTCGAAGCCCTGATGGGCGCCGAAGCCGTGCGCGAACTGCTGAAGAAGCTGGATCTGGCTGGCGAGATCGAAACCCTGCGCCGCGAGCTGGAAGCTACCAGCTCCGACACCAAGATCAAGAAGATCGCCAAGCGCCTGAAGGTGCTGGAGGCGTTCCAGCGTTCCGGCATGAAGCCGGAATGGATGATCATGGAAGTGCTGCCGGTACTGCCGCCGGAACTGCGTCCGCTGGTACCGCTGGATGGTGGCCGTTTCGCTACCTCCGACCTGAACGACCTGTACCGCCGCGTCATCAACCGTAACAACCGTCTGAAGCGCCTGCTGGAACTGCGCGCGCCTGACATCATCGTGCGCAACGAAAAGCGCATGCTGCAGGAATCGGTTGACTCGCTGCTGGACAACGGTCGTCGCGGCAAGGCGATGACCGGCGCCAACAAGCGTCCGCTGAAGTCGCTGGCCGACATGATCAAGGGTAAGGGCGGTCGTTTCCGTCAGAACCTGCTGGGTAAGCGCGTGGACTACTCCGGTCGTTCCGTGATTACCGTGGGCCCGACCCTGCGTCTGCATCAGTGCGGTCTGCCGAAGAAAATGGCGCTGGAGCTGTTCAAGCCCTTCATCTTCCACAAGCTGGAAGTACTGGGTCTGGCCTCCACCATCAAGGCTGCCAAGAAGCTGGTAGAGCAGGAAGTGCCGGAAGTGTGGGACATCCTGGAAGATGTCATCAAAGAACACCCGGTACTGCTGAACCGTGCGCCGACCCTGCACCGTCTGGGTATCCAGGCGTTCGAACCGCTGCTGATCGAAGGCAAGGCCATCCAACTGCACCCGCTGGTCTGCGCGGCATTCAACGCCGACTTCGACGGTGACCAGATGGCCGTACACGTGCCGCTGAGCCTGGAAGCGCAGATGGAAGCCCGCACCCTGATGCTGGCAACCAACAACGTGCTGTCCCCGGCCAACGGCGAACCGATCATCGTGCCGTCGCAGGATATCGTGCTGGGTCTGTACTACATGACCCGTGACAAGATCAACGGCAAGGGCGAAGGCATGCTGTTCGCCGATACCGGCGAAGTGCATCGCGCCTACGAAACCCGTCAGGTCGAACTGGCTACCCGCATCACCGTGCGTCTGCGCGAGTGGGTGCGTGACGAGCAGGGCGAACTGGTGCCGGTGATGAAGCGCCACGAAACTACCGTTGGCCGCGCGATCCTGTCCGAAATCATGCCACGTGGTCTGCCGTTCGAGCACATCAACAAGGCACTGAAGAAGAAAGAGATCTCCAAGCTGATCAACGCGTCGTTCCGTCGTTGCGGCATCCGCGACACCGTGATCTTCGCCGACCAGCTGATGTACACCGGTTTTGCCTACTCGACCCGCGGTGGTATCTCCATCTGCGTGGACGACATGCAGATCCCGGTGAAGAAGTTCGACCTGCTGGGCGAAGCCCAGAAGGAAGTGAAAGAGATCGAGGAACAGTACCGTCAGGGTCTGGTTACCCAGGGTGAACGCTACAACAAGGTAGTGGATATCTGGGGCCGCACCGGCGACAAGATCGCCAAGGCCATGATGGACGAGCTGTCCAAGCAGAAGGTGCTGGACCGCGAAGGCAAGGAAGTCGATCAGGAATCGTTCAACTCGATTTACATGATGGCCGACTCCGGTGCCCGGGGTTCCGCGGCACAGATCAAGCAGCTGGCCGGTATGCGTGGCCTGATGGCGAAGCCGGACGGCTCCATTATCGAAACCCCGATTACCGCCAACTTCCGCGAAGGTCTGACCGTTCTGCAGTACTTTATCTCCACCCACGGTGCACGTAAGGGTCTGGCGGATACGGCACTGAAGACCGCCAACTCCGGTTACCTGACCCGCCGTCTGGTGGACGTGACCCAGGATCTGGTGGTGATTCAGGACGACTGCGGCACCAGCAACGGCTTCGCCATGAAGGCGGTAGTGCAGGGTGGTGACGTGATCGAGCCGCTGCGCGATCGTATCCTCGGCCGCGTAACCGCGACCGACGTGGTGGATCCGTCCACCAGCGAAACCGTGATCGAAGCCGGCACCCTGCTGGACGAGAGCCTGGTGGATCAGATCGACAACCTGGGTATCGACGAAGTCAAGGTACGTACCGCGATCACTTGCGACACCCGCTACGGTCTGTGCGCCCAGTGTTACGGTCGCGACCTGGCCCGCGGCAAGCGCGTGAACGCCGGCGAAGCCGTTGGTGTGATCGCAGCCCAGTCGATTGGTGAGCCGGGTACCCAGCTGACCATGCGTACCTTCCACATTGGTGGTGCAGCATCGCGAAATGCGGCTGCCAGCCAGGTAGAAGGTAAGTCCAACGGTACCGTACGCTTCTCCAGCCAGATGCGTTACGTGGCCAACACCAAGGGCGAGCTGATCGTGATCAGCCGTTCCGGTGAAGTGGTGATCCACGACGATGCCGGCCGCGAGCGCGAGCGTCACAAGGTGCCGTACGGCGCTACCCTGATGGTGACCGACGGTCTGTCCATCAAGGCTGGTGCAGTACTGGCGACCTGGGACCCGCACACCCGTCCGATCATCACCGAGTACGCTGGCCGCGTGAAGTTCGAGAACGTGGAAGAAGGCGCTACCGTTGCCAAGCAGACCGACGAAGTAACCGGCCTGTCCACCCTGGTGGTTATCGACAACAAGCGTCGCGCATCGGCTCAGTCCAAGATGCTGCGCCCGCTGGTGAAGCTGCTGGACGACAACGGCAACGAAGTGAAGCTGGCCGGTTCGGATGCGTCGGTATCCATTACCTTCCAGGTAGGCGCGATCATTACCGTTCGCGACGGCCAGGAAGTAGGCAAGGGTGAAGTGCTGGCACGTATTCCGCAGGAATCGTCCAAGACCCGCGACATTACCGGTGGTCTGCCGCGTGTGGCCGAACTGTTCGAAGCCCGCTCGCCGAAGGATGCCGGCATGCTGGCCGAGGTGACCGGTACCGTTTCCTTCGGTAAGGACACCAAGGGCAAGCAGCGCCTGATCATCACCGATCTGGACGGCAACGGCTATGAAAGCCTGATCCCGAAAGACAAGCACGTGCTGGTGCACGATGGCCAGGTGGTGAACCGCGGCGAACTGATCGTCGACGGTGCCGTGGATCCGCACGACATCCTGCGTCTGCAGGGTATCGAAGCGCTGGCCCGCTACATCTGTCAGGAAGTGCAGGAGGTTTACCGTCTGCAGGGCGTGAAGATCAACGACAAGCACATCGAGGTGATCGTTCGCCAGATGCTGCGTCGCGTGGTGATCACCGATGCCGGCGATACCGACTTCATCCCGGGCGAGCAGGTAGAGCGTGCCGAGGTGCTGGAAACCAACGACCGCATGGCGGAAGAGAGCAAGTTGGCCGCACAGTACGAAAACGTACTGCTGGGTATCACCAAGGCTTCGCTGTCCACCGACTCCTTCATCTCGGCGGCTTCCTTCCAGGAAACCACTCGCGTGCTGACCGAAGCCGCGATCATGGGCAAGAAGGACGATCTGCGTGGTCTGAAGGAAAACGTGATCGTGGGTCGTCTGATCCCGGCCGGTACTGGCCTCGCCTACCACCGCAACCGTCGTCGCCTCGGCGGCAGCGAGACCGGCCTGGAGTTCGGCAGCCTGGAAGCTCCGGTAGAAGCAGACAACGCAGAGCTGTAA